DNA from Salvelinus namaycush isolate Seneca chromosome 14, SaNama_1.0, whole genome shotgun sequence:
GACATATACTGCAGTAGGGCAACTCCCCCTGGTTACAACCAGAGACATATACTGCAGTAGGGCAACTCCCCCTGGTTACAACCAGAGACATATACTGCAGTAGGGCAACTCCCCCTGGTTACAGCCAGAGACATATACTGCAGTAGGGCAACTCCCCCTGGTTACAACCAGAGACATATACTGCAGTAGGGCAACTCCCCCTGGTTACAGCCAGAGACATATACTgcatagatatagatatatattgtGTACGGTATACAGTATATGGCTATGGTTACACCTGGCTGACGATCTCCGAGTCCTCTTCAACAAACCACTGTACAGGAGTTCCATCTGCAGCCCTCTGAAGGATCCGCTTCTGGTGGGGACCctgaaacacaacaacacattttatTCCTGTTCATTATATTTAAATGTATACTTtaaatttgagtcatttagcagacactcttatccagagtgacttacaggagcaattagggttaagtgccttgctcaagggcacatcgacagatttttcacctagtccgctcggagattcaaaccagcaacctttcggttactggcccaacgttcttaaccgctaggctacctgccgcactacattacattacactcttaaccgctaggctacctgtcgctttacattacattacactcttaaccgctaggctacctgccgccctacattacactcttaaccgctaggctacctgccgccctacattacactcttaaccgctaggctacctgccgcactacattacattacactcttaaccgctaggctacctgtcgctctacattacattacactcttaaccgctaggctacctgccgccctacattacactcttaaccgctaggctacctgccgccctacattacactcttaaccgctaggctacctgccgccctacattacattacactcttaaccgctaggttacctgccgccctacattacattacactcttaaccgctaggctacctgccgcactacattacattacactcttaaccgctaggctacctgccgccctacattacactcttaaccgctaggctacctgccgcactacattacattacactcttaaccgctaggctacctgccgccctacattacactcttaaccgctaggctacctgccgccctacattacactcttaaccgctaggctacctgccgcactacattacattactctcttaaccgctaggctacctgccgccctacattacattacactcttaaccgctaggctacctgccgccctacattacactcttaaccgctaggctacctgccgccctacattacactcttaaccgctaggctacctgccgcactacattacattacactcttaaccgctaggctacctgccgccctacattacattacactcttaaccgctaggctacctgtcgctctacattacattacactcttaaccgctaggctacctgccgccctacattacactcttaaccgctaggctacctgtcgctctacattacattacactcttaaccgctaggctacctgccgccctacattacactcttaaccgctaggctacctgtcgctctacattacattacactcttaaccgctaggctacctgtcgctctacattacattacactcttaaccgctaggctacctgccgccctacattacactcttaaccgctaggctacctgccgccctacattacactcttaaccgctaggctacctgccgccctacattacattacactcttaaccgctaggttacctgccgccctacattacattacactcttaaccgctaggctacctgccgcactacattacactcttaaccgctaggctacctgtcactctacattacattactctcttaaccgctaggctacctgtcgctctacattacattacactcttaaccgctaggctacctgtcgctctACATTACATTCCCATTCCTTTAGCTCCACATCTATCTGTTCTAATGTCAATAGGAGATGTTAGTAATGCAATGGTGGTGAGTGTTAGGGGGCATCCTCACCTGCAGGTAGGGCGGGAGGGGAGGGGACGTGGGGCTCTTCACTCTGAACGACCCCTGGTGCTCCAGGGAACTCGGGCGTGACTTCTGGAACTGGTTCCAGGACTTGAGCTCGTCTGACGTCATCTCCCTGGGCAACACCCGGGCAGGTTGGTTGGAGTACTCCCTCAGTGACGGGGTACGTACCAGGCGAGTGTAAGGGGGTGGAGGCTTCAGAACTCTCCTGGGGGATGACGGTGGGGGCCCCTGCTGCCAGTGTCTGTGCTGCTGCTGTGGCTGGGGGGGCCGGGAGGGGGACAGGTAAAGACCCTTCCCCAGGGGACTGCCCAGGTCCTGTGGAGAAAGAGGGGAACAGGTGCCTTCCTCTGCCATTCTTCTTCTCAAGCTGGGAGAGGACTGGTGCTGGTGCTGGTGCTGGTTGTTTTTCTTGTGAAAGCTGGAGCCATTCAACGCAGGGCTGGTGGGACTTTGGGCTCcgtagtggaagccatagggaggAGGGCAGAGCTTGGGGATCTCGGGAGATGCAGGGCCCTCCCTGTCTTTGTGATTATCTCTGTCCGTGTCCCGGCTGGGGGGGCTGGTGTAGGAGGGGACAGAGTGTTCAGAGCTGCTGTCCTCAGAGCTGGACTGGTACGGCCGCTGGGGGCTGGTGTAGGAGGGGACAGAGTGTTCAGAGCTGGACTGGTACAGACGCTGGGGGGCGTACTGTGGAGACCGAACCAGGAACTCTGGCCGTCGGCGTGGCAACCTGGCTCTCCCACGTCCCTCACCCAGATCATGAGTGGGCTTACTTCTGGGAAGCCTGAGAAGAGGAAAAAAGACAGGGGAGAGAAGTGAGCTACTGTGATGCACTTTGTGTATGTCTGTCTCCCCATACTGTGCAATTAATACAGCAACTTCATTATTAAATGCGATCTAATCTAGTCAATGTATTTTATCAGTATAATTTATGTAACTTATTACCCACCCACAACAATAGACACACAAGAAGACACAATAAAGGTAATCAACACCTTTATCTGTGTTCTGGTGGTTACGTTCTGTGTTATGGTGTTTACGTTCTGTGTTATGGTGTCGTCAGTCTGTGTTCTGGTGGTTACGTTCTGTGTTATGGTGTTGATGTTCTGTGTTATGGTGTTGATGTTCTGTGTTATGGTGTTTACGTTCTGTGTTATGGTGTTGACGTTCTGTGTTATGGTGTTGACGTTCTGTGTTATGGTGGTTACGTTCTGTGTTATGGTGTTGATGTTCTGTGTTATGGTGTTGATGTTCTGTGTTATGGTGTTTACGTTCTGTGTTATGGTGTTGACGTTCTGTGTTATGGTGTCGTCAGTCTGTGTTCTGGTGGTTACGTTCTGTGTTCTGGTGGTTACGTTCTGTGTTATGGTGTTTACGTTCTGTGTTATGGTGTTGACAGTCTGTGTTATGGTGTTGACAGTCTGTGTTATGGTGTCAACGTCCTGTGTTGCGGTGGTTACGTTCTGTGTTATGGTGTCAACGTTCTGTGTTATGGTGGTTACGTTCTGTGTTATGGTGTCGACAGTCTGTGTTATGGGGTCAATGTTCTGTGTTATGGTGTTAACGTTCTGTGTTATGGTGGTTACGTTCTGTGTAACGGTGGTGACGTTGTGAAGCGTTGGTTGGTTACCTGAAGGACAGGGAGTACTGTCTGCGTACGTGCAGCTCTGGAGTAGAGGGGGCGCTGGAGGAGTTGATCTGTCCATGTCTCAGAGCCAGGTTCTTAATGGAGGGGAAGTGGGAGGGCAGGACTCTGCTGTCTGCAGGGAACACTGGGGTCCCTACTGGACTTCTGCTCAGAAAGAGTGGGCAGGGCAGGATTTAGACAACTGCTAGTTTAAAAGTTAGAGGATGTAGTTTATGTAGTCAAAAGCAAAACCCTTTTTATGGGGTTCTGGGCAGAATAAATATTTGAGTAGCGAAGTAGGACCTGCACACTCAGTTGCTCCACCTTTATTGGTTAACAGCGTTCCGATCCAAAAAGGATATGAACTCTTACCTGGGCCTGCtgctgcagacagagagaggtgtgtcATGTTTCAGATAGTGCTGGTCAAGATTAGACTCTCTCCAGGGGGAGTTCTGGATGGGGGAGCGCTCAGGAAACTCCACACTGCAGCCGGAGCCCATACTGGAGGTCTGGGTCTGCTCCACACCGCAACTGCAGCCGAGGCTCTGGCTATGGGCTGAGGTGTGATGGAGACTGCCCTGGGAGGAGGAGGACTGGAGGGACAGGGAGCCCACAGAGGACTGTATGAGTGGGTCTACAGAtgatgaggaagagagagagtctATGGATAGACAGAGGAGACACAATAGAAAGGGTCAGACATGATGACATTTTGGAATAGTTGAATTGTATTGGCATTTCTACTGTGTTAGTTGATAACTCACCATCGTCCAGGGCCACTGCATCAGACAGGGAGCTGTCGTCAGacatgcacagatctggggacagAAATAAAATAAGGCTTTATTTAAGACTTCATTCAATTAGGGGAAGGGGTTGTGGAAATGATCAACATTGTAGTGTAATTCTTCTTACATGTACTGCTTATGTGATTCAATAACTAAACAATTGTGAATAAAAAACCTCCAACCTCCATCGGACTGAGTAGGAATAtaaccaaagacagtacagtatgaaaatAGGCAtagccttaatggccatgtactcttagaATCTCTTAGAAtcttcctaggttccagcctttctagggagtttttcctagccaccgttctaatacatctgcattgcttttaggctgggtttctgtataagaattttgtgacatctgcttacataaaaagggctttataaatacatttcattgataGGCAGAAACTGCCTATCAATCAATGTCATGGCGACCTTGGCATGTCATCGGGTCTTAACTGTCCAATAAAAATAGTATCTGAAATACTTCTTCAGTATATCCTGTCCACagggggctgctgaggggaggacggttcataataatggctggaatggagtgaatggaatggtattaaaCACCTGGAAACTGTGTGTTTGATGTGtccgataccattccatttattccgttccagccattactatgagccggcCTCCTGTGATCCTGTTGCTATCATCCGTAAAATATCTGTATAAATGAATTGGTCCCAATTTAAGTATGAACAACAGTACAACTATAAAActcaaaggcactccttcgatataaaTTTGTTTTTGAgaaaaatgaaaacgtgtcagttcgtcactttcactaggttggagttataacatgttcaactactgaAGAAATGGGATACAATCTAGGCTGTGCCTTTAGATTTagagaaaattaacaactaaggaaCCATTTTTAATTTCTCTCATCGACTTCTCAAGCTCCAGCCTGGTCTGCTTGGTTTGCTCCGCAAGCGTTCCCGGGAGTCTCACAATGTTTAGAAACTGTGATTCTGTATAACTAAGCTCCCTGCAGACTGCAGAGCCCAATGTGGCCAGATGAGAGTAGCACAGGCACAGCATTCACCTCTGTgtttggctgtgttgttgttctTGTTGGTCGCTGGAGAGGAGCACTCGTTTCTGATCCTGTGCTGAAACACAGCTTCCTGGAGATCCTTGACTTTCCTATCTTCCCTCTTACACTGCTGCAGCCTGCTCTTCTTCTGTGGTTTGGACAGGTGCTCCTCCACTGAGAGTCTACGAGCCGCTTCAACGATCTGGAGCTGCAAGGCCAGGTCTGCCTCTAAGGAATGAAGCTCTGAATcctgagtgagagagagtttttatttttatttagcttAGATGAATAACAATGAACTATCAATTTAATAGACTTCTTGATTGGGCTGGGTTTAAGGAAATAAATACTGTATTCAGTGTTCAAATCTCTCTATCTGATATGCACTTTGCCTTTGCTCATAAGCTTTACAACATATTGTTAGGAAAGACCCCTGACCTTACCTATTACCAATACTGTGTAATATAGGAAGTGTAAAGGATGACCGTGGGAATGGTTCATATTGGTCTGTACCTCTCCATCCTGGTGGATGAGACTGTCATCCAGTTTGAAGGTAGCTCCTATCCTCCTTCGGACACGAGGGGGCTTCTCATCAGCAAGTAGGGGGTAGTCTGAAGACAACTTACCTGTCAGCTCctgtaaaataaatacaatcCAAAATCAACTGAAGTCATTTCTAAACATACCCCTAAGAGATTACATCTGAAAGAGCAGTCTGTAACTCTTCTATGAACCATCGGTTTGTAATATGAGACTCAGTCTTGTGACGAACAGGAGACCTATGTTAGCCCTATGTTAGACACTCACAGCCTCCCTGacgcaaaatatataaatatatatatttattattatttattttttatattttttttattagggGGTAggtcagctttaatattgcagatagattgtagcttccatcaatgtaattgtctgcatcacccatattgtcacgtgtgctccctctctggcctctaggtcacctggctgctcgttagggcgcacacctgtcaccagcggtacacacataatgacactcacctggactctatcacctccttgattacctgctctttatatgtcactccctttggtttcttcccccgtcgtcattgttgctgtttcatgtcggtgcgctgttcgtgtttcttgttttgttcatttattaaatgtattcaatccctgaacttgcttcccgactctcagtgtACATCATTAAACATatattttcatgcaaatatatatacagtaccagtcaaaagtttggataaacctactcattcaagggtttttctttatttttaacgtTTTCTAcgttgtacaataatagtgaagacatcaaaacgatgaaataacaccatatggatatattttatatttgagattcttcaaagtagcgaccctttgccttgatgacagctttacacactcttggcattcgctcaaccagcttcatgaggtagtcaccttgaatgcatttcaattaacaggtgtgccttgttaaaagttgtgaaatttctttccttaatgcgtttgagtcaatcacttgtgttgtgacaattttgaggtggtatacagatgatagctctatttggtaaaagaccaagtccatattatggcaagaacagcttaaataagcaaagagaaacgacagtacatcattactttaagacatgaaggtcagtcaatgtggaacatttcaagaactttgaaagtttcttcaagtgcagttgcaaaaaccatcaagagctatgatgaaactgtctctcaagAGGACACCACaaaaaaggaagacccagagttacctctgatgcagaggataagttcattaaagttaccagcttcagaaattgcagcccaaataaatgcgtcacagagttcaagtaacagacacgtctcaacatcaattcttcagaggagactgcgtgaatcaggccttcgtggtcgaattgctgcaaagaaaccactactaaaagacaccaataagaagagacttgcttgggcaaggaaacatgagcaatggacattagaccagtggaaatctgtcctttggtctgatgagtccaaacgtgagatttttggttccaaccaccgtgtcatTGTGAGATGAAGAGTAGGTGaccggatgatctctgcatatgtggttcccaccgtgaagcattgaggaggaggtgtgatggtgctttgctgatgacactgtcagtgatttatttagagttcaaggcacacttaaccagcatggctaccacagcattctgcagcgatacgccatcccatctggtttgcgcgtagtgggactatcaattgtttttctacaggacaatgacccaaaacacacctccaggctgtgtcagggctatttgaacaagaaggagagtgatggagtgctgcatcagatgacctggctttcaaaatcacccgacctcaacccaattgagatggtttgggatgagttggaccgcagagtgaaggaaaggcagccaacaactgctcaacatatgtgggaactccttcaagactgttggaaaagcattcctcatgaagctggttgagagaatgccaagagtgtgcaaagctgtcatcaaggcaaagggtggctattttgaagaatctaaaatatattttgatttgtttaacactttttttggttactacatgattccatatgtgttatttcatagtttgatgtcttcactattaatctacaatgtagaaaacccctggaatgagtaggtgtgtccaaacttttgactggtactgtacatatatatctCAACACCGGTATAGATATGCATAAATACAATAGTGTGAATACTCACAGCCTCTCTAACGCAGAGCTTCTTGAGGTCCAGTAGACACAGCCCCAGCCTGTCCTCCAGAGCCTGGTGCTTCAGCCTCATGGCCCGGGTGTGAGTGGTCAGGTCCTTGACTGGCAACGTGGGGCTGTCGGGACCTGAGATGATGTTAATAGAGATTTTTCCACAGAGCACAGGCCTCATGCAGGCATCACATGGTGCCACATTTGATGCTTTTATCACAGAATTAACGAT
Protein-coding regions in this window:
- the LOC120059596 gene encoding innate immunity activator protein-like, coding for MMDKEEISDTDSGIILNSGPDSPTLPVKDLTTHTRAMRLKHQALEDRLGLCLLDLKKLCVREAELTGKLSSDYPLLADEKPPRVRRRIGATFKLDDSLIHQDGELHSLEADLALQLQIVEAARRLSVEEHLSKPQKKSRLQQCKREDRKVKDLQEAVFQHRIRNECSSPATNKNNNTAKHRDLCMSDDSSLSDAVALDDDSLSSSSSVDPLIQSSVGSLSLQSSSSQGSLHHTSAHSQSLGCSCGVEQTQTSSMGSGCSVEFPERSPIQNSPWRESNLDQHYLKHDTPLSVCSSRPRSPVGTPVFPADSRVLPSHFPSIKNLALRHGQINSSSAPSTPELHVRRQYSLSFRLPRSKPTHDLGEGRGRARLPRRRPEFLVRSPQYAPQRLYQSSSEHSVPSYTSPQRPYQSSSEDSSSEHSVPSYTSPPSRDTDRDNHKDREGPASPEIPKLCPPPYGFHYGAQSPTSPALNGSSFHKKNNQHQHQHQSSPSLRRRMAEEGTCSPLSPQDLGSPLGKGLYLSPSRPPQPQQQHRHWQQGPPPSSPRRVLKPPPPYTRLVRTPSLREYSNQPARVLPREMTSDELKSWNQFQKSRPSSLEHQGSFRVKSPTSPPLPPYLQGPHQKRILQRAADGTPVQWFVEEDSEIVSQV